A stretch of Roseibium porphyridii DNA encodes these proteins:
- a CDS encoding class II aldolase/adducin family protein — protein MLKAPYKDTKKLRQAIIDTCKEMNRRGINQGTSGNISVRAGKKMIITPSGVPYDRMTPDMLATVPLQGKGKAKGPFPPSTEWQFHQALLRDKPDMHAVVHAHPVHCTALSINRMAIPACHYMVAIFGGNTVPLADYALFGSDELSEHVTGAMISRHGCLMANHGAVVVGETLEKALWRMEELEVLAHAYIVSQSVGKPHILSAKQIDEVLGAVANYGIKST, from the coding sequence ATGCTTAAGGCACCTTACAAGGACACAAAAAAACTCAGGCAGGCGATCATCGACACGTGCAAGGAGATGAACCGGCGAGGCATCAACCAGGGCACATCTGGCAACATATCCGTGCGTGCCGGCAAGAAGATGATCATTACTCCCTCCGGTGTTCCCTATGACAGGATGACACCTGACATGCTGGCGACCGTTCCCCTTCAAGGAAAAGGAAAGGCCAAGGGACCTTTTCCACCGTCGACCGAATGGCAGTTTCATCAGGCGCTTTTGCGCGACAAGCCCGATATGCATGCCGTTGTTCATGCTCATCCGGTTCACTGTACCGCGTTGTCCATCAACCGGATGGCCATTCCGGCATGTCACTATATGGTCGCGATTTTCGGAGGCAACACCGTGCCGCTTGCGGACTATGCGCTTTTTGGAAGCGACGAATTGTCCGAACATGTTACCGGTGCGATGATCTCTCGGCACGGCTGTCTGATGGCAAATCACGGGGCCGTTGTCGTTGGTGAAACACTGGAAAAGGCTCTCTGGCGCATGGAAGAGCTGGAAGTTCTGGCGCACGCCTATATCGTCAGCCAATCGGTCGGCAAACCTCATATCCTTTCGGCGAAACAAATCGACGAGGTTCTTGGGGCGGTTGCCAACTATGGGATCAAGTCCACCTGA